From the genome of Eucalyptus grandis isolate ANBG69807.140 chromosome 2, ASM1654582v1, whole genome shotgun sequence, one region includes:
- the LOC120290153 gene encoding uncharacterized protein LOC120290153 → MMFSRQYAWMPPWIHATMAREFLVPELVPRSPPSSLVPSSIHSLHDHSLKCLEVSTLSGRNEHPFAVPTIDLSTAVGGASGRIILPRLNLRPMILPTSHNPTIELGLNTFPRLLKTLHRSSLLRKRTSKGMPKIDAHSINREQLLGL, encoded by the exons ATGATGTTCAGTCGCCAATATGCATGGATGCCTCcatggatccatgcaacaatgGCCCGTGAATTCTTGGTTCCTGAG CTAGTCCCTCGTTCACCTCCATCATCTCTGGTCCCGAGCTCCATCCATTCGCTGCACGACCATTCATTGAAATGCTTGGAGGTTTCTACTCTTTCTGGGCGAAATGAGCATCCATTCGCTGTACCCACGATCGACCTCAG CACCGCGGTCGGAGGTGCATCCGGTCGAATCATCCTCCCTCGCTTGAACCTCCGGCCAATGATCCTTCCTACGTCCCACAACCCCACAATTGAACTGGGACTCAACACCTTCCCAAGGCTGCTGAAAACTCTGCACAGGTCATCTTTACTTCGTAAACGAACCTCAAAAGGAATGCCCAAAATTGATGCGCACTCCATTAATCGAGAGCAGCTTCTGGGTTTGTGA